In Campylobacter concisus, a genomic segment contains:
- the fdh3B gene encoding formate dehydrogenase FDH3 subunit beta → MSEFNDNNRLKFYCDDDRCIDCNGCAVACDEAHELPLGIRRRRVITLNEGVPGKEISTSIACMHCEDAPCSLVCPVDCFYIRSDGIVLHDKDICIGCGYCLYACPFGAPQFPKDGVFGARGVMDKCTMCAGGPEPTNSELEREEYGQNRISEGKVPVCAAMCSTKALLVGESAMIEKIYGDRVKARGYGFKDLKQTLTWKLAYYAGDRLKIKS, encoded by the coding sequence ATGAGCGAATTTAACGATAACAATAGACTTAAATTTTACTGCGACGACGATAGATGTATCGACTGTAACGGCTGTGCGGTGGCTTGCGACGAGGCTCACGAGCTGCCTCTTGGCATCCGCCGCCGCCGCGTCATCACGCTAAACGAAGGCGTACCTGGTAAGGAAATATCAACCTCGATAGCCTGCATGCACTGCGAGGACGCTCCGTGCTCGCTGGTTTGCCCGGTTGATTGCTTTTATATCAGGAGCGATGGTATCGTGCTACACGACAAAGATATCTGCATCGGCTGCGGATACTGCCTATACGCGTGTCCGTTCGGCGCACCACAATTCCCTAAAGATGGTGTATTTGGCGCAAGAGGCGTTATGGATAAATGTACGATGTGTGCAGGTGGTCCAGAGCCTACAAATAGCGAGCTAGAGCGTGAAGAGTATGGCCAAAACAGAATTTCCGAAGGCAAAGTGCCGGTTTGTGCCGCAATGTGCTCGACAAAGGCGCTGCTAGTAGGCGAATCTGCAATGATAGAAAAAATCTACGGCGATAGGGTCAAGGCACGCGGCTACGGCTTTAAAGACCTAAAGCAAACTCTGACTTGGAAGCTCGCCTACTATGCTGGCGATAGGCTTAAGATAAAATCTTAA
- a CDS encoding aminotransferase class V-fold PLP-dependent enzyme, whose translation MVNLDEIRKNIILKQGVHYFDYTASGLAYEPVEREIAQTLKTYANTHSDSSSSAIITQHRYEGARESLKKLLGLDERFCLIACGQGATAAIKKFQEILGIYLPPATRSAIGEANLRAAQLPLVLVSPYEHHSNELSFREGLCDYLHVPLSESGEIDLIALERILKLNAGRRIIGSFSAASNVTGVISDYKKISELIRTAGGIVAFDCAALSSHANLDCDYFDAIFLSPHKLLGGPASCGLLAIKKELFNGDVPTFAAGGTVAYASREGHVFLKNPEQLEEGGTPPITGLMRANLAYALRNEVGFEQIKSAEDELARLFERELAGIDEIINYAPKGAPRLPIISFNVRGVSAYDFAASLSNDFGIQTRAGVMCAGPYAHDLLGIKEGRMPESKPGFVRVSLHYTHTEQDVRYLVGAIKSCIKKHREIWGEEKAMYEMFGGKIF comes from the coding sequence ATGGTAAATTTAGACGAAATACGAAAAAATATCATATTAAAACAAGGCGTGCACTATTTTGATTACACCGCTTCGGGGCTTGCCTACGAGCCCGTAGAGCGCGAGATAGCGCAGACTCTCAAAACCTACGCCAACACCCACTCCGACAGTAGCTCGAGCGCCATCATCACGCAGCATCGCTACGAGGGCGCGAGAGAGAGCCTAAAAAAGCTACTTGGGCTTGACGAGCGGTTTTGTCTCATCGCCTGCGGACAGGGCGCGACGGCTGCGATCAAGAAATTTCAAGAGATACTGGGCATCTACCTGCCGCCTGCGACCAGAAGCGCGATCGGCGAGGCGAATTTACGCGCCGCGCAGCTTCCGCTCGTGCTCGTTTCGCCATACGAACACCACTCAAACGAGCTTAGCTTTCGCGAGGGGCTTTGCGACTACCTGCACGTACCTCTTAGCGAGTCCGGCGAGATCGATCTAATTGCGCTTGAGCGCATCCTAAAGCTAAATGCCGGACGCCGCATCATCGGCTCGTTTAGCGCTGCCTCAAACGTCACGGGCGTCATCAGCGACTATAAAAAGATCAGCGAGCTAATAAGGACCGCGGGCGGTATTGTCGCTTTTGACTGCGCGGCGCTGAGCTCGCACGCAAATTTAGACTGCGATTATTTCGACGCTATTTTCCTCTCGCCGCATAAGTTACTTGGCGGACCTGCTAGCTGCGGGCTTTTGGCGATCAAAAAGGAGCTGTTTAACGGTGACGTGCCGACATTTGCCGCGGGCGGGACGGTTGCATACGCTAGCCGCGAAGGGCACGTATTTTTAAAAAATCCCGAGCAGCTAGAAGAAGGCGGTACGCCGCCTATCACCGGGCTTATGCGGGCAAATTTGGCATATGCGCTGCGAAACGAAGTGGGCTTCGAACAAATAAAAAGTGCCGAGGACGAGCTCGCGCGGCTTTTTGAGCGCGAGCTAGCAGGCATAGACGAGATCATAAACTACGCTCCAAAGGGCGCGCCGCGGCTGCCGATAATTTCCTTTAACGTGCGCGGCGTCTCGGCGTATGATTTCGCCGCGAGCCTTAGCAACGACTTCGGCATCCAGACTCGCGCGGGCGTGATGTGCGCGGGGCCCTACGCTCACGATCTGCTAGGTATCAAAGAGGGGCGCATGCCAGAAAGTAAGCCCGGCTTCGTGCGCGTGAGCCTGCACTACACGCACACCGAGCAAGACGTGCGCTATCTCGTGGGCGCGATAAAATCTTGCATCAAAAAACACCGCGAAATTTGGGGCGAAGAAAAAGCGATGTATGAGATGTTCGGCGGGAAAATTTTCTAA
- a CDS encoding helix-turn-helix transcriptional regulator, which yields MLNELYNDLEYKTLLEYISSQYKEKVVLDRKQTAAVLGIGISTLDLRISQGRNIPRYIKMGDAKNSRIAFAITDIAAYIFQKRVKTCS from the coding sequence ATGCTTAATGAATTATATAACGACCTAGAATACAAAACGCTTCTTGAGTACATATCTAGCCAATATAAAGAAAAGGTGGTTTTAGACAGAAAGCAAACCGCAGCGGTTCTTGGTATTGGTATATCCACTCTTGATCTTCGCATATCGCAGGGTAGGAATATCCCACGTTATATCAAAATGGGAGATGCAAAGAATTCTCGCATAGCGTTTGCGATAACGGATATTGCAGCTTATATTTTTCAAAAAAGGGTTAAAACATGCTCTTAA
- the tupA gene encoding tungstate ABC transporter substrate-binding protein TupA: MKKIILGSLAAAVLAFGADNELIMATTTSTDNTGLLDAIYPVYKAKTGVDIKWTAVGTGAALKLGEDCNADILFVHSPKVEKEFVEKGFGLKRNAVMYNDFVVIADKSIADKFKGKDIKESFELIKKDGIKFFSRGDKSGTDNKEKGIWKKIAGEVPEKDSWYMQTGQGMLATINAAAEQKGVTFTDRGTYIKYEANQKGHPEMVIINEGDNDLKNFYSLIAVNPKHCPKTDIENAEKFIKWATSEEGQKFIGDFKLLDKPLFTPDANTRKN; this comes from the coding sequence ATGAAAAAGATTATTTTAGGCTCACTAGCAGCCGCAGTTTTGGCGTTTGGCGCTGATAATGAACTAATCATGGCGACTACAACAAGTACAGATAACACTGGCTTGCTTGACGCGATCTATCCAGTTTATAAGGCAAAAACAGGCGTTGATATAAAATGGACAGCTGTTGGCACAGGCGCTGCACTAAAGCTTGGCGAAGACTGCAACGCTGACATACTTTTCGTTCACTCACCAAAAGTTGAGAAAGAATTTGTAGAAAAAGGTTTTGGCTTAAAAAGAAATGCCGTAATGTACAATGATTTCGTAGTTATCGCTGATAAATCAATCGCTGATAAATTTAAAGGTAAAGATATAAAAGAGAGCTTTGAGCTTATCAAAAAAGATGGTATCAAATTCTTCTCACGTGGCGATAAATCAGGCACAGACAATAAAGAAAAAGGCATCTGGAAAAAGATCGCTGGTGAAGTCCCTGAAAAAGATAGCTGGTATATGCAAACAGGTCAAGGCATGCTAGCTACGATAAATGCTGCTGCTGAGCAAAAAGGCGTTACATTTACTGATCGTGGTACTTACATTAAATATGAAGCAAACCAAAAAGGTCATCCTGAGATGGTTATCATCAACGAGGGCGACAACGATCTTAAAAACTTCTACTCTCTAATCGCAGTAAATCCAAAACACTGCCCTAAAACTGACATCGAAAATGCAGAGAAATTTATAAAATGGGCGACAAGCGAAGAGGGTCAGAAATTTATAGGTGACTTCAAACTTCTTGATAAGCCACTTTTCACGCCTGACGCGAATACTCGCAAGAACTAA
- the tupC gene encoding tungstate ABC transporter ATP-binding protein TupC, giving the protein MINVRNLRLNYGASEILNIPRLDIDVTKITALTGSNGSGKSTLMRVMSFLQKPTSGEVRLWGSSAPSLNLLRDVSVLLPEPALLKRSVRENFRAVLKSREVLGEFDERASEALNLVGLDESFLNKRHFELSSGQTQRVSFALNLALRSRLYLLDEPTNSVDVGTSKLFGKAVLYMRQRYGCGFVIASHDDKWLTAIAEENVFLHKGRVCEFEYKNIFDARDGVLKFDENAVVNLPSNLRSAAKIAVNPSKITLSKTLIEGYLEGILHSVSLYLGKELLVKIKVGDFLIKTLAENSQNFNVGERIYFKFDEGAFLGLE; this is encoded by the coding sequence GTGATAAACGTTAGAAATTTACGCCTAAACTACGGCGCGAGCGAGATTTTAAACATCCCGCGCCTTGATATCGACGTCACCAAAATCACCGCGCTAACGGGCAGCAACGGTAGCGGCAAAAGTACGCTAATGCGAGTGATGTCGTTTTTGCAAAAGCCCACTAGCGGCGAAGTGCGGCTGTGGGGAAGCAGCGCGCCTAGTCTAAATTTACTGCGCGACGTTAGCGTTTTGCTGCCAGAACCCGCGCTTTTAAAACGCTCCGTGAGGGAAAATTTTAGAGCCGTTTTAAAAAGCCGCGAAGTACTGGGAGAATTTGACGAGCGAGCGAGCGAGGCGTTAAATTTGGTCGGGCTTGACGAGAGTTTTTTAAACAAGCGTCACTTTGAGCTAAGCTCCGGACAGACGCAGCGCGTTAGTTTTGCGTTAAATTTGGCGCTTAGATCGCGGCTATATCTGCTTGACGAGCCGACAAATAGCGTGGACGTGGGCACGTCAAAGCTGTTTGGCAAGGCGGTGCTTTACATGCGGCAAAGATACGGCTGCGGCTTTGTGATCGCTAGCCACGACGATAAATGGCTAACCGCGATCGCCGAAGAAAACGTTTTTTTGCACAAGGGGCGCGTGTGCGAATTCGAATACAAAAATATTTTCGACGCGCGGGACGGGGTTTTGAAATTTGACGAAAACGCGGTCGTAAATTTGCCGTCAAATTTGCGTAGCGCCGCAAAGATCGCCGTAAACCCGAGCAAAATCACGCTAAGCAAAACGCTGATAGAAGGCTATCTTGAGGGCATCTTGCACTCGGTTTCGCTCTATCTTGGCAAAGAGCTTTTGGTGAAAATTAAAGTCGGCGACTTTTTGATAAAAACGCTGGCGGAGAATTCGCAAAATTTTAACGTCGGCGAGAGGATTTATTTTAAATTTGACGAAGGAGCGTTTTTGGGGCTTGAATGA
- a CDS encoding twin-arginine translocation signal domain-containing protein, translating to MQKNRREFLKKAGLVGAVAATAGVATAAASNLKYGKSKKTEVLYKRSKNWDLYYEQAK from the coding sequence ATGCAAAAAAATAGGCGAGAATTTTTAAAAAAGGCGGGGCTAGTCGGAGCGGTAGCGGCTACGGCCGGAGTAGCGACGGCAGCGGCGTCAAACCTAAAATACGGTAAAAGTAAAAAGACCGAAGTGCTTTATAAAAGAAGCAAAAACTGGGATCTATACTACGAACAAGCAAAATAA
- a CDS encoding molecular chaperone: MTSKGEFAAGRGLYYSLFSRFFVFSQDADRFAGVNAMLGLAAAHALNEESAAAIMRIQAKFDEKNPQNLVDEFDEIFHAPPSPLRNSLSYYDEGYEVGHACAKVRKILARTDLRRNEAKFKENEDNVGFVFALVSEFIARESELELYGELEEQLFKEVINPNIDEFIESLFNHESSEIYKDVAVLLQGFIEFERVVLSAPRPISHGKNKKTLDGVSRSEAIRRQKNRVRKLKAMEEENAKK, encoded by the coding sequence ATGACTAGCAAGGGCGAATTTGCAGCCGGACGCGGGCTTTACTACTCGCTATTTTCGCGTTTTTTCGTTTTTAGCCAAGACGCGGATAGATTTGCAGGCGTAAACGCGATGCTAGGCCTTGCCGCAGCACACGCTCTAAACGAGGAATCGGCCGCCGCCATAATGCGCATACAGGCAAAATTCGACGAGAAAAATCCCCAAAATTTAGTGGATGAATTCGATGAAATTTTCCACGCTCCGCCAAGTCCGCTTAGAAACTCACTGTCGTACTACGACGAGGGTTACGAGGTTGGGCATGCTTGCGCGAAAGTACGTAAAATTTTAGCCCGCACCGACCTTAGACGCAACGAGGCTAAATTTAAAGAAAACGAAGACAACGTGGGCTTTGTATTTGCGCTGGTGAGTGAATTTATCGCGCGAGAGAGCGAGCTGGAGCTATACGGCGAGCTTGAGGAGCAGCTTTTTAAAGAGGTCATAAATCCAAATATCGATGAGTTTATAGAGAGTCTTTTTAATCACGAAAGTAGCGAAATTTACAAAGACGTCGCGGTACTACTGCAAGGATTTATCGAGTTTGAGCGTGTAGTTTTAAGCGCGCCGCGTCCTATAAGTCACGGCAAAAATAAAAAGACTCTGGACGGAGTTTCAAGATCTGAGGCCATAAGAAGGCAAAAAAACCGAGTGAGAAAGCTAAAAGCTATGGAGGAAGAAAATGCAAAAAAATAG
- the tupB gene encoding tungstate ABC transporter permease TupB: MDFLLHGFAEAFNLLLNGNLETYSAIKATLYTSSVSILFAVLIGFPLGFSLGFYDFKGRKILRLLSDTALAMPTVAIGLILYAFITRNGPLGSLNLLFTLKAVMLGQFVLALPIIISLTASVVENMDRKHYLTILNLRLAPAKLVFCVLYELRYALMVVVATAYGRIVAEVGVAMMIGGNIKYFTRTITTAVSLETNKGEFAMGIALALVLIFIAFAVNLAIHALKRLDR, encoded by the coding sequence TTGGATTTTTTACTTCACGGTTTTGCAGAAGCCTTTAATCTACTTTTAAACGGCAATCTTGAAACATATTCAGCCATCAAGGCTACCCTTTACACATCAAGTGTGTCGATACTTTTTGCCGTTCTTATAGGCTTTCCACTTGGTTTTTCGCTTGGATTTTATGACTTTAAGGGCCGCAAAATTTTACGCCTTCTAAGTGACACAGCTCTTGCCATGCCAACGGTTGCGATCGGTCTTATTTTATATGCATTTATCACGAGAAATGGCCCGCTTGGCAGCCTAAATTTACTCTTTACGCTAAAAGCGGTCATGCTGGGTCAGTTTGTGCTAGCCCTTCCTATCATCATCTCGCTTACTGCAAGCGTGGTCGAAAATATGGATAGAAAGCACTATCTAACTATCCTAAATTTACGCCTTGCGCCAGCAAAGCTAGTTTTTTGCGTGCTTTACGAGCTGAGGTATGCTCTGATGGTGGTCGTAGCGACGGCGTACGGACGCATCGTAGCTGAGGTTGGTGTGGCGATGATGATCGGCGGAAATATCAAATACTTTACCCGCACGATCACGACTGCGGTGTCGCTGGAGACGAACAAGGGCGAGTTTGCCATGGGTATAGCGCTTGCTTTGGTGCTCATTTTTATCGCATTTGCGGTAAATTTGGCGATACACGCGCTAAAAAGGCTGGATAGATGA
- a CDS encoding molybdopterin-dependent oxidoreductase → MPHSNAVGRRSFLKMAALAGVAGGMSGLAASGVTRSATQEEMANPFPNSKIVKTICTVCSVGCGVRAEVENGVWVRQEVAQDHPVSAGGHCCKGSDVIDMVRSHCRVKYPMKKAGGKWKRISYKEALDEIGAKLKAYREKNPEQVMFLGSAKDCNEQSYYISKFVAMFGTNNLDHQARLUHSSTVAGVANTWGYGAMTNHLGDIQNAKSIFIVGANPAVNHPVGFRHFLKAKENNGAKLIVIDPRYTRTAAKADYFAQIRTGTDIPFMYGMMNIIFQNGWEDKEFINDRVYGMDLIREEAAKWTPEVVADVCGIKKETLLEITEVYAKNRPGSVVWAMGLTQHTIGSSNTRIAPILQLVLGNMGVSGGGCNILRGHDNVQGATDMANLPTELPGYYPKNEANWKYFAKMWKVDFEWLQKNFVKPEMMFKPGFTLSKWWAGVLDGKNGNEAVDNAGDSIKALVVIGNGITSTAQQVKVKEGLDALELLVLVDPFVNDAGVITDKKDDVYILPAATQFETSGTVVATNRSGQWRSQVVEPLFESMPDHEILFELAKRLGYYDELTRTIRDAEGKIEWPEVATREIANIIKTIGMTGWTPERLKKHQENWDKFDEKTSLGKPGTVVEGEYYGLPWPCWTEDHPGSPILYDINKSVRQGGMGFRNRFGLEHNGVSQLAADGSAPVDSFVKGGYPEIKKDNIEKVLGITLTEDEKAKIGGSWIHDDSNIIAKKCMEKNIAPYGNARARTIVWTFADQIPLHREPLHTPRFDLAQKYPSFEDKKLQNRVDTKFKSVQLAKDYSKEFPIILTTARLVNFSGAGMETRASMYLSRLTPEMFADIHPELAAKYGIKNWDFIWVHSPEGTKVKVRARVVPSVKPDTIFMPFHYAGYMQGADMTGNFPEGTKPYAVGESANTVTNYGYDINTQIPETKSGLCRIEKA, encoded by the coding sequence ATGCCCCACTCAAACGCAGTCGGGCGAAGATCGTTTTTAAAAATGGCCGCGCTAGCGGGCGTAGCGGGCGGCATGAGTGGACTGGCCGCTAGCGGCGTAACCAGAAGTGCAACTCAAGAAGAGATGGCAAATCCGTTTCCAAACTCTAAAATCGTAAAAACTATTTGTACGGTTTGCTCCGTTGGATGCGGAGTGCGGGCTGAGGTGGAAAACGGCGTATGGGTGCGCCAAGAGGTAGCTCAAGATCACCCCGTAAGCGCTGGCGGCCACTGCTGTAAGGGTAGCGACGTCATCGATATGGTGCGCTCTCACTGCCGCGTAAAATACCCGATGAAAAAAGCAGGCGGCAAATGGAAACGCATCAGCTACAAAGAGGCTCTCGACGAGATCGGCGCCAAGCTAAAAGCATATCGCGAGAAAAACCCGGAGCAAGTGATGTTTCTAGGCTCTGCAAAAGATTGCAACGAACAAAGCTATTATATAAGCAAATTCGTAGCGATGTTCGGGACTAATAACCTAGATCACCAAGCACGTCTTTGACACAGCTCTACAGTCGCCGGTGTGGCGAATACTTGGGGTTACGGAGCTATGACAAATCATCTTGGAGATATCCAAAACGCGAAGTCTATCTTTATAGTGGGCGCAAATCCGGCGGTAAACCACCCAGTTGGCTTTAGGCATTTTCTAAAAGCGAAGGAAAATAACGGCGCAAAGCTAATCGTGATCGATCCAAGATACACGAGAACTGCGGCTAAGGCTGATTATTTCGCTCAAATTCGCACCGGTACGGATATACCTTTTATGTACGGCATGATGAATATCATATTTCAAAACGGCTGGGAAGATAAGGAATTTATAAACGACCGCGTCTACGGTATGGATCTGATCCGCGAAGAGGCTGCCAAATGGACGCCTGAAGTCGTAGCCGATGTTTGCGGGATCAAAAAAGAGACGCTTCTTGAGATAACCGAAGTTTACGCTAAAAATCGTCCGGGATCGGTTGTTTGGGCGATGGGTCTAACTCAGCACACAATAGGCAGCTCAAATACCCGTATCGCTCCGATCCTGCAACTAGTGCTAGGAAATATGGGCGTTAGCGGCGGCGGCTGTAATATCCTTCGCGGCCACGACAATGTTCAAGGCGCGACGGATATGGCGAATTTGCCGACCGAGTTGCCCGGATACTATCCAAAAAACGAAGCCAACTGGAAATACTTCGCTAAGATGTGGAAGGTCGATTTTGAATGGCTCCAAAAGAATTTCGTTAAGCCTGAAATGATGTTTAAGCCCGGATTTACGCTATCAAAATGGTGGGCGGGCGTGCTTGATGGTAAAAACGGCAACGAAGCCGTAGATAATGCCGGCGACAGTATAAAAGCCTTAGTAGTAATCGGCAACGGTATCACCTCTACCGCGCAACAAGTAAAAGTAAAAGAGGGGCTAGATGCGCTTGAGCTTTTAGTGCTGGTAGATCCTTTCGTAAACGATGCCGGCGTGATAACTGACAAAAAAGACGATGTCTACATACTGCCTGCGGCGACGCAGTTTGAAACCAGCGGTACGGTTGTAGCGACAAACCGCAGCGGCCAGTGGAGAAGCCAGGTCGTAGAGCCGCTTTTTGAGAGTATGCCCGATCACGAAATTTTGTTTGAGCTTGCCAAAAGGCTAGGCTACTATGACGAGCTAACGCGCACGATCAGAGACGCCGAAGGTAAGATCGAGTGGCCTGAGGTCGCTACGCGCGAGATCGCAAATATAATAAAAACTATCGGCATGACGGGTTGGACTCCGGAAAGGCTCAAAAAGCACCAAGAAAACTGGGATAAATTTGACGAAAAAACAAGTCTAGGAAAACCGGGCACCGTAGTCGAAGGCGAATACTACGGTCTGCCGTGGCCGTGCTGGACTGAGGATCATCCGGGCAGCCCGATACTTTACGATATAAACAAGTCCGTTAGGCAAGGCGGTATGGGTTTTAGAAACCGCTTCGGCTTAGAGCATAACGGAGTTAGCCAATTAGCCGCAGACGGTAGCGCTCCCGTAGATTCGTTTGTCAAGGGCGGATATCCGGAGATCAAAAAAGATAACATCGAAAAGGTGCTAGGCATCACGCTAACCGAGGATGAAAAGGCTAAAATAGGCGGCAGCTGGATACATGACGATAGTAATATCATCGCTAAAAAATGCATGGAGAAAAATATCGCTCCGTACGGCAACGCGCGAGCTAGGACGATCGTTTGGACTTTTGCGGATCAAATTCCTCTTCACAGAGAGCCGCTGCATACGCCTAGATTTGATCTAGCGCAGAAGTATCCGAGCTTTGAGGATAAGAAACTTCAAAACCGCGTCGATACAAAATTTAAATCCGTCCAGCTAGCAAAGGACTACTCAAAAGAATTTCCTATTATCCTCACGACGGCTCGCCTCGTAAATTTTAGCGGCGCGGGCATGGAGACGAGAGCTAGTATGTATCTAAGCCGTCTAACGCCTGAGATGTTTGCGGATATCCACCCTGAGCTTGCGGCTAAATACGGCATTAAAAACTGGGATTTCATCTGGGTTCATTCGCCTGAAGGTACTAAGGTTAAGGTGCGCGCCAGAGTGGTACCGTCCGTTAAACCCGACACCATCTTTATGCCGTTTCATTATGCGGGCTATATGCAAGGCGCCGATATGACGGGTAACTTCCCGGAAGGCACCAAGCCTTATGCGGTAGGCGAGAGCGCAAATACCGTCACTAACTACGGATATGATATAAACACTCAGATTCCTGAAACCAAAAGCGGTCTATGCCGCATAGAAAAGGCGTAA
- a CDS encoding molybdopterin oxidoreductase family protein: MEEIVKTTCPYCGTGCGIDLIVRNGRIVDAKPSKDHHVNDGELCLKGMFGWEFVNSPKRLSRPMMRKLNGVYDKHGELEEVSFEEVYDFLADKFKSTVEKYGPSSIMGFSSARSNNEDNYVFQKFFRAQGSNNVDHCARLUHAPTVAGLASTLGNGTMTNDLVEFATDTDVFLLIGTNTSECHPIIAMQMQRGLQRGAKMIVVDPKRTDMAKKADIFLQIPIGANIKTLNTMMHVIIAENLQDSEFIEKYSEGFEYLKEAVKDFTPERFERETGVKKELIIEAARMYAKAGAAAICYTMGITQFSDGTSNVFSLSNLAVLTGNLGKKGAGVNPLRGQNNVQGACDMGALPNVIPAGAVNSPYAQEQARKVWHFELNPVPGSKLTQAPDKMDSGELKVLYVYGENPVMSDPWTEHFAHAVHHLDCFIVQDLFFTESAHKADVVLPAAGWGEKDGTFINTSRRVQRTRKASEPVNGVEPDWKVVCNIANRMGLEGFDFASPEQIWNELRELMPKFFGGISYYRLGKLGGISWPCPDEEHPGTPVLYADHKSMLPGGKFRFAPVLYVDDKEERAKAEAEFRAKMNIPDGYPVGSGALSEVPDEVYPCLFTTGRKVYHYHTGTMTRECPALEYGAGIEGALIEVSPDIARERELEEGCYALVQNKRGQIAAKLRINPDLKEGTIFTTFHYSEADGNELANAGDPDPLSGITPLKMTIANIRRLSEDEFIKFREQNEMSMHSANPYLSPVRA; this comes from the coding sequence ATGGAAGAGATCGTAAAGACCACCTGTCCATATTGCGGTACGGGCTGCGGCATCGATCTTATCGTGCGAAACGGTAGAATCGTAGACGCCAAACCCAGCAAAGACCACCACGTAAACGACGGCGAGCTTTGCTTAAAAGGAATGTTCGGATGGGAGTTCGTAAACTCTCCTAAACGATTAAGCCGACCGATGATGAGAAAGCTAAACGGCGTCTACGACAAGCACGGCGAGCTTGAAGAAGTGAGTTTTGAGGAGGTTTATGATTTCCTTGCGGATAAATTTAAATCTACCGTCGAAAAATACGGCCCAAGCTCAATCATGGGCTTTAGCTCTGCGCGCTCAAATAACGAAGACAACTACGTTTTCCAGAAATTTTTCCGCGCTCAGGGCAGCAACAACGTCGATCACTGCGCCCGTCTTTGACACGCTCCTACAGTGGCAGGTCTTGCCAGCACGCTAGGAAACGGAACAATGACCAATGATTTAGTAGAATTCGCGACCGACACGGACGTATTTTTACTCATCGGTACCAACACGAGCGAGTGCCACCCGATCATCGCTATGCAGATGCAGCGCGGTCTTCAGCGAGGTGCCAAGATGATCGTCGTAGATCCAAAGCGCACCGATATGGCTAAAAAAGCCGATATTTTCTTGCAAATCCCGATCGGAGCGAATATCAAAACGCTAAATACGATGATGCATGTCATAATCGCCGAAAATTTGCAAGATAGCGAGTTTATCGAGAAGTACTCCGAGGGATTTGAATATCTAAAAGAAGCGGTTAAGGACTTTACGCCTGAGCGTTTCGAGCGCGAAACGGGCGTCAAAAAAGAGCTCATCATAGAGGCAGCTAGAATGTATGCTAAAGCAGGCGCGGCGGCGATTTGCTACACGATGGGTATCACGCAGTTTAGCGACGGCACGTCAAACGTCTTTTCGCTATCAAATTTAGCCGTTTTAACCGGAAATTTAGGCAAAAAGGGTGCGGGCGTAAATCCTCTGCGCGGTCAAAACAACGTCCAAGGCGCATGCGACATGGGCGCGCTGCCTAACGTCATCCCAGCCGGCGCGGTAAATAGCCCTTATGCACAGGAGCAAGCGCGCAAAGTATGGCACTTTGAGCTAAATCCGGTTCCGGGCTCTAAGCTAACGCAAGCGCCGGATAAAATGGATAGCGGCGAGCTAAAAGTCCTCTACGTCTACGGCGAAAACCCCGTAATGAGCGACCCTTGGACCGAGCACTTCGCCCACGCCGTGCATCATCTAGACTGCTTTATAGTGCAGGATTTGTTTTTCACAGAGAGCGCGCATAAGGCCGATGTGGTGCTACCTGCCGCGGGCTGGGGTGAAAAGGACGGAACCTTTATCAACACCTCTCGCCGCGTCCAACGCACGCGCAAGGCTAGCGAGCCCGTTAACGGCGTGGAGCCCGACTGGAAGGTCGTTTGCAACATCGCAAACCGCATGGGGCTAGAGGGGTTTGATTTTGCGAGCCCTGAACAAATTTGGAACGAGCTAAGGGAGCTTATGCCTAAATTTTTCGGCGGTATCAGCTACTATAGACTAGGCAAGCTAGGCGGTATCAGCTGGCCATGCCCAGACGAGGAACACCCTGGTACGCCGGTGCTTTACGCAGATCACAAGTCCATGCTGCCTGGCGGCAAATTCCGCTTCGCGCCGGTACTTTACGTAGATGATAAAGAGGAGCGCGCAAAGGCTGAGGCTGAATTTAGAGCCAAGATGAATATCCCGGACGGCTACCCAGTCGGTAGCGGCGCGCTTAGCGAGGTGCCTGATGAGGTATATCCGTGCCTATTTACGACCGGACGCAAGGTCTATCACTACCACACCGGCACGATGACTAGAGAGTGTCCGGCTCTTGAATACGGTGCGGGCATCGAGGGCGCGCTCATAGAGGTGAGTCCCGATATCGCTCGCGAGAGGGAGCTAGAGGAGGGCTGCTACGCGCTCGTACAAAACAAACGCGGCCAGATTGCGGCAAAACTTCGCATAAATCCGGATCTAAAAGAAGGCACGATATTTACGACCTTCCACTACAGCGAAGCCGACGGCAACGAGCTAGCAAACGCCGGCGATCCTGACCCGCTCTCAGGTATCACGCCACTAAAGATGACGATAGCAAATATCAGACGTCTAAGCGAAGATGAGTTTATCAAATTTAGAGAGCAAAACGAGATGTCGATGCACTCGGCAAATCCGTATTTGTCGCCTGTTAGAGCGTAA